The following are from one region of the Desulfitobacterium chlororespirans DSM 11544 genome:
- the iadA gene encoding beta-aspartyl-peptidase — translation MWTLIKNAKLFAPEPLQERDLLLVGNRIAALGDDLSLPSYAKGEVYDLHGHYLVPGFIDAHVHICGGGGEAGPSSRTPEVQLSQLTRAGITTVVGCLGTDSISRSMEELLVKANALEEEGLTCFVYSGGYQADRMIFDTLRKDLVLIDKVIGAGEIAISDHRSAQPQKSELEHLAAEARVGGMLGDKAGVVHIHLGEGKRGLSPILKIIEETEIPISQFMPTHINRKETLLEQGVEFLKAGGTIDLTAGCDDFEPHLQVPFVLKALYEQGLLNDRVTVTSDGNGSLPQFNEAGILVGMGIGSVHVLWRDIREAVLRYGIPLDTALRTITSNPARILQLKNKGMIREGFDGDLVALSDDLMIEQVWAKGRVMIRNRKPVVLGVYETSLASHLQTVETPRLVKG, via the coding sequence GTGTGGACACTCATCAAAAATGCCAAACTATTCGCACCGGAGCCGCTGCAGGAGCGGGATCTACTCCTTGTAGGGAATCGAATCGCCGCCCTTGGCGATGACCTGTCCCTTCCATCTTATGCTAAGGGTGAGGTGTATGACCTTCATGGACATTACCTCGTTCCCGGTTTTATCGACGCTCATGTCCATATCTGCGGAGGAGGAGGAGAAGCGGGGCCCAGCTCCAGAACTCCTGAGGTTCAACTTTCTCAACTGACGCGGGCCGGGATAACCACTGTGGTAGGTTGCTTGGGAACGGATTCTATCTCCCGTTCCATGGAAGAGCTCTTGGTTAAGGCAAATGCCTTGGAAGAAGAAGGATTAACGTGCTTTGTCTATAGCGGCGGTTATCAAGCCGATCGTATGATCTTTGATACCTTGCGCAAAGACTTAGTCTTAATCGATAAAGTGATAGGGGCGGGTGAAATCGCCATTTCTGACCATCGTTCCGCCCAACCTCAAAAATCTGAGCTGGAGCATCTTGCTGCGGAAGCTCGAGTAGGGGGGATGCTAGGAGATAAAGCGGGAGTTGTTCATATTCACCTGGGTGAAGGGAAGAGAGGTTTGTCCCCAATTCTAAAAATAATTGAGGAAACTGAAATTCCGATCAGCCAATTCATGCCAACTCATATCAATCGAAAGGAAACGCTCTTAGAGCAGGGAGTAGAGTTTCTCAAAGCAGGTGGCACAATTGATTTAACAGCAGGTTGCGATGATTTTGAACCGCATTTACAGGTTCCTTTCGTTTTAAAAGCCCTTTACGAGCAGGGATTGCTGAATGACCGTGTGACGGTTACTTCAGACGGAAATGGCAGCCTTCCTCAGTTTAACGAGGCTGGAATCCTTGTCGGCATGGGCATAGGATCCGTTCATGTTCTTTGGCGCGATATCCGGGAAGCTGTGCTCCGGTACGGCATACCCCTTGATACCGCTCTGAGAACCATTACTTCCAATCCCGCCCGTATTCTACAATTAAAAAACAAAGGCATGATTCGGGAAGGCTTTGACGGTGATTTGGTGGCCTTGTCCGATGACTTGATGATTGAGCAGGTGTGGGCTAAGGGAAGAGTTATGATTCGTAACCGTAAACCTGTTGTTTTGGGGGTATATGAGACATCATTGGCGAGTCATCTTCAGACTGTAGAAACTCCACGATTAGTCAAAGGTTAG
- the fusA gene encoding elongation factor G, with protein MKTYDTMNLRNICLVGHGGAGKTSLTEACLFNSGAVTRMGKVPEGNTMSDSLPEEIKHKVSISTSLVPVEWQGCKINVLDTPGYSDFFGEVKSALRVAESGVVVLCGVSGLEVQAELILDLMEEQKLPRVIFINKLERENANFEKVLNQLTEAFPNMRFAPLTLPIGHEDQFQGVVDIIEQKAYIYENNASGKYTVKDIPSDLLSDVEHYREILAEAVAEADDDILTKYLDGETLSDDDLRQALKSALEKDLTVPVLAGSALKNVGIGNLLDFFVQYAPVPQTKEEKSALIFKTLADPYVGKMSFIRVYGGKLQGDSMVYNAQKEKEEKISTPFILRGKNQDPVQVVPAGDIAVVAKLQDAATGDTLCAKENPVQLEGIDLPVPRLPVAIAPKSKGDEDKLGSALARLAEEDPTMRVEKNVETKELILYGMGEMHVEILMEKLQRKFGVGVEMKVPRVPYRETIKKPVKVEGKHKKQSGGHGQYGHVWINMEPLMDGEFEFAEEVFGGAVPRQYFPAVEKGIREAMAEGVLAGYPVTGFKVTLTDGSYHSVDSSEMAFKLASIMAFRKGAEMAKPTLLEPISEVEIRVPEAYMGDVIGDINGKRGKVLGMEADGRFQVIKAHVPQSEMMRYAIDLKSMTQGRGSFDIRFLKYDEVPSKISEGIINELKAAQGS; from the coding sequence TTGAAGACCTATGACACTATGAATCTACGCAACATTTGCCTTGTAGGGCACGGAGGGGCAGGGAAGACGTCTTTGACAGAAGCTTGTCTCTTTAACTCAGGTGCGGTTACCCGTATGGGGAAAGTGCCTGAGGGAAACACTATGTCGGATTCTTTGCCAGAAGAGATTAAACACAAGGTTTCGATCAGTACGAGTCTTGTTCCTGTTGAATGGCAGGGATGTAAAATCAATGTCCTTGATACTCCGGGATATTCTGATTTTTTTGGTGAGGTTAAGTCTGCCCTTCGGGTGGCAGAGAGCGGGGTCGTTGTTCTGTGCGGTGTATCAGGTCTTGAGGTACAAGCTGAGCTTATCCTTGACTTGATGGAAGAGCAGAAGTTGCCCCGCGTTATTTTTATTAATAAATTAGAGCGCGAGAATGCTAATTTTGAAAAGGTTCTGAACCAACTCACAGAAGCTTTCCCTAATATGCGTTTTGCCCCCTTAACTCTTCCTATAGGTCATGAAGATCAGTTTCAAGGTGTCGTAGATATTATCGAGCAAAAGGCGTATATCTATGAAAACAATGCCAGTGGGAAATATACAGTTAAGGATATTCCGTCAGATCTTTTATCTGATGTCGAACACTATCGAGAAATATTAGCTGAGGCGGTAGCCGAGGCTGATGACGATATATTGACAAAATATCTGGATGGCGAAACTTTAAGCGATGACGACCTTCGCCAAGCTTTGAAAAGCGCTTTGGAAAAGGATTTAACCGTTCCGGTCCTTGCGGGTTCAGCTCTCAAAAATGTCGGGATTGGAAATTTGCTCGACTTCTTTGTTCAATACGCCCCGGTTCCCCAAACTAAAGAAGAGAAAAGCGCCCTGATCTTTAAAACCCTGGCCGACCCCTATGTTGGTAAGATGAGTTTTATCAGGGTCTATGGAGGAAAGCTCCAAGGGGACAGTATGGTGTATAATGCTCAAAAAGAAAAAGAAGAAAAGATCAGCACTCCTTTTATTCTGCGGGGAAAAAACCAAGACCCGGTTCAGGTCGTCCCGGCGGGAGATATCGCCGTTGTAGCTAAACTTCAGGATGCAGCTACTGGTGATACCCTATGCGCCAAGGAGAATCCTGTGCAATTGGAGGGCATCGATTTACCTGTGCCCCGTTTGCCTGTAGCCATCGCCCCTAAGAGCAAGGGAGATGAAGATAAACTGGGGAGTGCCCTGGCCCGCTTGGCGGAAGAGGACCCCACCATGCGTGTGGAGAAGAATGTGGAAACCAAAGAATTGATTCTCTACGGTATGGGTGAAATGCATGTTGAAATCCTGATGGAGAAGCTGCAACGGAAATTTGGCGTTGGCGTAGAGATGAAAGTTCCCCGGGTTCCCTATCGGGAAACCATTAAAAAGCCGGTTAAAGTGGAAGGAAAACACAAAAAGCAAAGCGGCGGTCATGGACAATATGGGCATGTCTGGATCAATATGGAGCCTCTCATGGACGGCGAGTTTGAATTTGCCGAGGAAGTATTCGGAGGTGCTGTACCCAGACAATACTTCCCTGCTGTAGAAAAGGGAATTCGAGAAGCTATGGCGGAAGGAGTGCTGGCCGGATATCCTGTCACTGGATTCAAGGTGACGTTGACCGATGGCTCATACCATAGTGTGGATTCTTCCGAAATGGCCTTTAAGCTGGCTTCCATTATGGCCTTCCGTAAAGGGGCAGAAATGGCGAAACCTACTTTGCTGGAGCCGATTTCTGAGGTTGAGATTAGGGTGCCGGAAGCCTACATGGGTGATGTTATCGGTGATATCAACGGCAAACGGGGCAAGGTCTTGGGAATGGAGGCCGATGGTAGATTCCAGGTGATTAAAGCTCATGTGCCGCAATCGGAAATGATGCGCTATGCCATTGATTTAAAATCCATGACCCAAGGGCGAGGCAGCTTCGATATCCGATTCTTAAAATACGATGAAGTACCTTCTAAAATCAGTGAAGGAATTATCAATGAGCTTAAAGCGGCCCAGGGAAGCTAA